TCGTGTTCCTGCTGCACGGCGCGGTGCTGTGGAAGGTCGGCCTGCTGATGGGCGCGGGCCAGTTCCTCGGCGCGCAGATCGGTTCGCGCTTCGCGATGAAGCAGGGCGCGCGCATCATCAAGCCGCTGCTGGTCACCGTATCGATCGCGCTGGCGATCCGCCTGCTGGCGGATCCGCAGCATCCGTTGCGGGTGTGGCTGGCGTCGTTCTGATTCAGCTGTTGTGGGAGCGACGTAAGTCGCGGGCTTTTCGTGTGGCCCGGGGAAGAGCATCGCGACTTACGTCGCTCCCACAACCATTCTCCCTCAAGGCGAGCGAAGGTAATCCAGCGCTACCTGCAGCATCGCCTTGCTGCCCGTCTGCAGCGCCTGTTCGTCCAGCAGGAACTGCGGCGAGTGGTTGATCGGCGCGGTGGCCGGATCGATGCCCTTCGACGTTGAACCGACAAAGAAATAGAAGCCCGGCACGGTGTTGGCGAACTGCGAGAAGTCCTCGGCCACGGTCACCAAGGGCATCTCGACCACGTTCGCCGCGCCGACGGCCTTGTCCAGCGAGGGCCGCACGCGTTGGGTGAGGGCGGGCTGGTTGATCGTAGCCGGTGCGTTGTTGGCCACCTTCAGCTCGGCGCTGCCGCCACTGGCATGGCTGTAGTCGTCGGCGATGCGGCGGAAGCGCGCGATCACGTCCTCGCGCACGGCGGGGTCGAACGTCCGCAGCGTGCCGACCAGGGTGGCCTCGTCGGGGATGATGTTGAAGCGCACGCCGGCCTGGAACTGGCCCGCGGTCAGCACCACCGGGCTGGTGGCGATGTTCACCTGCCGCGCGATCATGCTCTGCGTGCCCAATAGGATCTGCGCGCCCAGGGTGATCGGGTCCACGCCGTCCCACGGCCGCGAACCGTGCGTCTGCTTGCCCTTCACCACCAGCGACCACTCATCTGCCGCGGCGAGCAGCGGTCCGCTGCGATAGCCCACGCTGCCCACAGGCAGGCCGGCCCAGACGTGCAGGCCGAACACCGCGTCCGGCTTGAAGTCCTTGAACACGCCTTCCTGCAGCATCAACGCCGCACCAAAGGTCTGGCCGGCGACGGGCGGGCCTTCCTCGGCGGGCTGGAAGACGAACATCACCTCGCCGGCGAGCTCGTTCTTCGCGGCGACCAGCGCCTGCGCCACGCCCATCAGGACCGCGACGTGCGCATCGTGGCCGCAGGCGTGCATCACGCCGACTGGCTGGCCGCGGTACTCGGCCTTCACCTTCGACGCGAACGGCAGGCCGGTCTGTTCGGTCACCGGCAGCGCATCCATGTCGGCACGCAGCGCGATGCGCGGGCCGGGCTTGGCGCCCTTCAGCACCGCGACGACGCCGGTCTTGCCGACACCGGTGCGCACCGTCAGGCCGAGCGCGCGCAGGTGGTCGGCGATGACCTTCGCGGTTCGCGTCTCCTGTTCGCCCAGTTCGGGATGCTGGTGGAGGTCGCGGCGCCACTGCACGAGCTTCGGTTGCGCCTGGTCCAGTGCGGCGAAGGCGGTGGCGTCCTGCGCGCGGGCGTCCGTGCCCGCCAGTGCGGTGGCGACGAGCAGGGCGGCTGACAGGCGGTGGGCGCGAAGCATGGCGGCATCCGGGACAGGCGGGGAGGACGATGCTAGCCCGAGCGGCGCGCGCGTCCAATGGCGAATCCCCATGAGCGCATGCCTGCGCGCGGCTCGCATTCGCCACGCGCGCGTGGCAGGCTCGCAGGCCACTGAAGAGCCTGTTCGTCCATGACCCGAGACGCCGATCCCGCTTCCTCCCGCCCGCTGCAGGGCGATGCCGCGTTGCTGCGGGCGGTGGGCAGCCTGGCGCTGGCGGCGGCCGTCATCAACATCATCGTGGGTGGTGGCATCTTCAAGATGCCCGCGGCGTTGTCGTCCCAGGTCGGTGCGGCCGCGCCGCTGGCGTTGCTGGCCGGTGCGCTGGTGATGGTGCCGGTGGCGTTGTGCTTCGCCGCCATCGGCAGCCGCGCCTCCGCGACCGGTGGGCCGTACACGTACGTCAGCGCGGTGTTCGGCACGCTGCCGGGGTTCCTGGCCGGAGCGTTGATGTGGATCTGCAACGTGGCGTCCAGCGCCGGCGTGGCGGCCGCGCTGTCGTTGCAGGCGGCCAGCCTGTGGCCGATCTTCGATGCGCCGTTGCCGCGCGCGCTGCTGCTGCTGGGCGTGTATGCCGCGATCTACGCGTTGAACGCGTTCGGCGTGAAGCTGGGCGCGCGCGCGGTGATGACGCTGGCCACGCTGAAGCTGGTGCCGTTGTTCCTGCTGGTGGTGCTGGGCCTGGCTTTCGTCGATACCACGCAGATCAGCTTCGCCTTCGCCGACGTGCCGTCGTGGACCGCGTTGGGTGCGGCCATGGTGATGGTGGTGTTCGCGTACTCCGGCGTGGAGACGGCACTGATTCCGGGCGGCGAAGTACGCGACCCCTCGCGCAGCGTGCCGCGCGCGGCGTTGAGCGCCATCCTGCTGGTGGTGCTGCTGTACCTGGGCCTGCAGATCGTCTGCCAGGGCGTGCTGGGCCCGGCGCTGGCGAGCAGCAGCGTGCCGATCGCCGAGGCCGCCGGCCGGTTGTGGGATCCGGCGCGCATCGCGCTGCTGGTCACCGCCTGCATTTCTATGGCGGGCTTCCTGCTGGGCAACCTGCTGGGCTCGTCGCGGTTGCTGTTCGCACTGGGACGCGACGGCTATCTGCCGCAGGTCTTCGGCCGCGTCAGCGCCCGCCACCGCGTGCCGCTGCTCGCGCTGGCCACGCATGCCGGCATTGCCTGCCTGCTGGCGGTGGTGGGCAATTTCGAAGCGCTCGTGCTGATCTCGGGCGGTGCCGTCTGCCTGGTGTACGTGATGGTCTGCGTCGCTGCGTGGCGGGCGCAGCGCACCGACCTGCGCGAACGCGGCGCGCCCTTCGTGCTGCGCGGCGGGCCGCTGGTGCCGGGGCTGGCGGTGGTCGGCATGGTGGCGATCCTGACCACGCTGAGCGTGCGCGAATGGACGGCCATAGGCGTGGCCGTCGTCGTGCTGGCGGTGGTGTATGCGGTGCTGGTGGGTCTGCGGCGGCGCGTCGGCAGCTGAGTTCCAGACGGGGCGGCAAGGCTGGTTGTGGGAGCGACGTAAGTCGCGAGCTCTTCCTCCGGCAACACCAAACGCTCGCGACTTACGTCGCTCCCACACCGACTATCCCCACATCTGTTATCCCTACGCCGGCCAGGCCTACCGGAACACCACAGTGCGGTGGCCGTTGAGCAGGATGCGGTGCTCGGTATGGCGACGCACGGCGCGGGCCAGCACCAGCGATTCGATGTCGCTGCCCATGCGCACCAGCTCCTTCGGCGTCATCGCGTGGTCCACGCGGGCGACGTCCTGTTCGATGATCGGGCCTTCGTCCAGGTCGCGCGTCACGTAGTGCGCGGTGGCGCCGATGATCTTGACCCCGCGCGCGTGCGCCTGGTGGTAGGGCTTGGCGCCCTTGAAGCTGGGCAGGAAGCTGTGGTGGATGTTGATGGCGCGCCCGGACAGCGCGTCGCACAGCGTCGGCGAGAGGATCTGCATGTAGCGGGCCAGCACGACCAGGTCGATCCGTTCGCGTTCCACCAGGTCGATGATCCGCTGTTCCTGCTCGTCGCGATGGTCGGCGGTCACCGGCAGGTGGTGGAAGGCTACGCCGTACGACTGCGCCAATGGCGCGAAGTCGGGATGGTTGGAGACCACGCAGGCGATCTCGACCGGCAGCTGCCGGCTGTGCACGCGGAACAGCAGGTCGTTGAGGCAGTGCCCCTGTTTGCTGACCAGCACCATCAGCCGCGCCTTGTGGCGTGCGTCGCGCAACTGCCAGTCCATCGCGAACGCCTCGGCCAGCGGCTGGAACCGTGCCTGCAGCGCTTCGGCGGAGATGGCTTCCGGCAGGTCGAAGTGCACGCGCAGGAAGAAGCGGCCGGATTCCTCGTCGCCGAACTGCTGCGCATCGAGGATGTTGCAGCCGGCGTCGAACAGCAGCCCGGTGACCCGGTAGACGATGCCGGTGGTGTCCGGGCAGGACAGCGTGAGGATGTGGTCGCGACGCATGGATTCGGTGCTTGGATCAGGCCGACCCGCTGAGCGGGCTGGGCCCGCGTGGATCGTGGGATGGGGATTCCGACACCGTGTATTGCAGACGGCGCTCGCGGATTGAAAGGTAGATGAGAAGCAGGCCGACGGTGACCAGGAACGCGCCCGACGCGAACATCACCCAGAACGTATTACCGAGGACGTCGATCAGCACCAAGCCCGTGCTGTGGGAATCCCTGGCCACGTATGCGTGATCGCCCGTGAGGGAGGCCACCACGTGCTTCGAATGCCTGCGCAGGGGCGACCCCATGTGCCATGCCGCGTCCCAGGCGTAGAAGATCCACAGCCAGTTGAAGACGCCCACGGCGATCGACAGTCCTCCAAGGACCAAGCCCATCGGTCTGGGGGCAACAGGGCTCATCGCCTTCTGCTTACTCGCAGCGCGCCGCGGTGATGCGGTTGTTGGCGTCGATGTAGACGCGCAGGCGGTCGCTGCGCGTGTCGTGCTTCACCACGGTGCTGGGGCCGATCGGATTGACCAGGCCCGCGCCGCTCTCGCTGGAGAGGCGGCGCAGGGTGGCTTCGTCGGCCGGCTGGCCGACCGCCCAGCCGAGCGACGCATCGCGGCAGGTGCCGCTGCCGGCGACCTGCGGGCCCGGTGTGCTGACGCAGGC
This genomic stretch from Pseudoxanthomonas sp. CF385 harbors:
- a CDS encoding amidohydrolase — protein: MLRAHRLSAALLVATALAGTDARAQDATAFAALDQAQPKLVQWRRDLHQHPELGEQETRTAKVIADHLRALGLTVRTGVGKTGVVAVLKGAKPGPRIALRADMDALPVTEQTGLPFASKVKAEYRGQPVGVMHACGHDAHVAVLMGVAQALVAAKNELAGEVMFVFQPAEEGPPVAGQTFGAALMLQEGVFKDFKPDAVFGLHVWAGLPVGSVGYRSGPLLAAADEWSLVVKGKQTHGSRPWDGVDPITLGAQILLGTQSMIARQVNIATSPVVLTAGQFQAGVRFNIIPDEATLVGTLRTFDPAVREDVIARFRRIADDYSHASGGSAELKVANNAPATINQPALTQRVRPSLDKAVGAANVVEMPLVTVAEDFSQFANTVPGFYFFVGSTSKGIDPATAPINHSPQFLLDEQALQTGSKAMLQVALDYLRSP
- a CDS encoding APC family permease, which produces MTRDADPASSRPLQGDAALLRAVGSLALAAAVINIIVGGGIFKMPAALSSQVGAAAPLALLAGALVMVPVALCFAAIGSRASATGGPYTYVSAVFGTLPGFLAGALMWICNVASSAGVAAALSLQAASLWPIFDAPLPRALLLLGVYAAIYALNAFGVKLGARAVMTLATLKLVPLFLLVVLGLAFVDTTQISFAFADVPSWTALGAAMVMVVFAYSGVETALIPGGEVRDPSRSVPRAALSAILLVVLLYLGLQIVCQGVLGPALASSSVPIAEAAGRLWDPARIALLVTACISMAGFLLGNLLGSSRLLFALGRDGYLPQVFGRVSARHRVPLLALATHAGIACLLAVVGNFEALVLISGGAVCLVYVMVCVAAWRAQRTDLRERGAPFVLRGGPLVPGLAVVGMVAILTTLSVREWTAIGVAVVVLAVVYAVLVGLRRRVGS
- the purU gene encoding formyltetrahydrofolate deformylase, whose product is MRRDHILTLSCPDTTGIVYRVTGLLFDAGCNILDAQQFGDEESGRFFLRVHFDLPEAISAEALQARFQPLAEAFAMDWQLRDARHKARLMVLVSKQGHCLNDLLFRVHSRQLPVEIACVVSNHPDFAPLAQSYGVAFHHLPVTADHRDEQEQRIIDLVERERIDLVVLARYMQILSPTLCDALSGRAINIHHSFLPSFKGAKPYHQAHARGVKIIGATAHYVTRDLDEGPIIEQDVARVDHAMTPKELVRMGSDIESLVLARAVRRHTEHRILLNGHRTVVFR